From a region of the Ardenticatena maritima genome:
- a CDS encoding cbb3-type cytochrome c oxidase subunit I gives MHQREFARDDTYIKWQLGLGFAALFLGILMGLFQGLDRMGIDLYKYVGLKSYYQGLTIHGVLNVLVFTTAFNGAFLPYVTMRSLKRPMAIKGGSAIAFFLMLVGVLLAAWKILDNSSTVLFTFYPPLQGHPLFYLGLVLVVVSSWVTFLNILLTTRAWKQDHPGEPLPLQAFISLVTYIMWFIASLGVAIEVLVLILPWSLGIVEKTDPQLARTFFWLTGHPIVYFWLLPAYLSWYTMLPKQVGGKILSDPLVRLVFILFLLLSTPVGFHHQYTDPGVPAGWKAMHALLTFSVFFPSMITAYSVVASLEIGGRKAGGKGLFGWIWKLPWGDPVVTTQLLAGLGFFLGGVSGLINASYNINMVVHNTAFVPGHFHLTIGTAVTLTAMGIMYWLLPALTGKKLWGRGLALANAWLWFLGVLIFSRGQMAGGLEGMPRRTWMATATYLQFMETWDIPNKMTAVGGALMFLGGMAFFAVMVGTLFFSRERAKVEMPTAEAIIGPEKGSPLFTKRLDVWTVVAIVLVLIAYVPYLVNYLGDAAFVATGQRVW, from the coding sequence ATGCACCAACGAGAATTTGCCCGCGATGATACGTACATCAAATGGCAACTCGGGCTGGGCTTTGCGGCGCTCTTTTTGGGCATCCTCATGGGGCTCTTCCAGGGGCTCGACCGCATGGGGATTGACCTGTACAAGTATGTGGGCTTGAAGAGCTACTATCAGGGGTTGACGATTCACGGTGTGCTGAACGTCTTGGTCTTCACCACGGCGTTCAACGGTGCGTTTCTGCCCTACGTGACAATGCGCTCGCTGAAACGCCCCATGGCAATCAAGGGCGGCTCTGCGATCGCCTTCTTCCTCATGTTGGTGGGGGTTTTGCTCGCCGCCTGGAAGATTCTGGACAACTCGTCCACGGTCTTGTTCACTTTCTACCCGCCCTTGCAAGGGCATCCGCTCTTCTACCTGGGGCTGGTGTTGGTGGTTGTGAGCTCGTGGGTGACCTTCTTGAACATTTTGCTGACCACCCGCGCCTGGAAGCAAGACCACCCCGGCGAACCGCTGCCGTTGCAGGCGTTCATCAGCCTCGTGACCTACATCATGTGGTTCATCGCTTCGCTGGGTGTGGCTATTGAAGTGTTGGTGCTTATCCTGCCGTGGTCGCTTGGCATTGTTGAAAAGACCGACCCGCAGTTGGCGCGTACCTTCTTCTGGTTGACCGGCCACCCGATTGTGTACTTCTGGCTGTTGCCGGCGTACCTCTCGTGGTACACCATGTTGCCCAAGCAGGTGGGGGGCAAAATTTTGAGCGACCCGCTGGTGCGCCTGGTTTTCATCCTCTTCTTGCTACTTTCGACGCCGGTCGGGTTCCACCACCAATACACCGACCCCGGCGTTCCGGCTGGGTGGAAGGCGATGCACGCGCTGCTGACGTTCTCGGTCTTCTTCCCCAGCATGATTACCGCCTACAGTGTGGTGGCTTCGCTGGAAATTGGCGGGCGTAAAGCCGGCGGCAAAGGCCTCTTCGGCTGGATTTGGAAGCTGCCCTGGGGCGACCCCGTGGTCACGACACAGCTGCTGGCGGGGTTGGGCTTCTTCCTCGGTGGCGTCTCCGGGCTGATCAACGCCTCGTACAACATCAACATGGTTGTGCATAATACCGCCTTCGTACCGGGGCACTTCCACCTTACGATTGGTACGGCGGTGACGTTGACCGCCATGGGGATTATGTACTGGCTGTTGCCCGCCCTGACCGGCAAGAAGCTGTGGGGGCGCGGCTTGGCGTTGGCCAATGCTTGGCTCTGGTTCCTTGGCGTGCTGATTTTCAGCCGCGGCCAGATGGCTGGTGGGTTGGAAGGCATGCCGCGCCGTACCTGGATGGCAACGGCCACCTACTTGCAGTTCATGGAAACGTGGGATATTCCCAATAAAATGACCGCTGTTGGCGGGGCGCTCATGTTCCTGGGTGGCATGGCGTTCTTCGCCGTGATGGTGGGGACGCTGTTCTTCTCGCGCGAACGCGCCAAAGTAGAAATGCCTACCGCCGAGGCGATTATCGGGCCTGAAAAGGGGAGCCCGCTCTTCACCAAGCGACTCGATGTCTGGACGGTGGTGGCGATTGTGTTGG
- a CDS encoding cytochrome c oxidase subunit II, producing MPIERSERLFINLSILMLVIFFIAVLVSAFIGGLQVPAPAGTIDPAAINQTAPFDNPGVRELVPGKRYEVVMIAQTWAFIPGEIRVPAGSEVTFRITSRDVIHGFEITGKNANVMLIPGQISLVKVKFDKPGEHYIICHEYCGIGHQTMYAKIIVEPAPQAAK from the coding sequence ATGCCTATTGAACGCAGTGAACGGTTGTTCATCAACTTGTCTATTCTCATGCTGGTGATTTTCTTCATTGCTGTTCTGGTGTCGGCGTTCATTGGTGGGTTGCAGGTTCCCGCGCCTGCCGGCACGATTGACCCGGCGGCGATCAACCAGACGGCGCCCTTTGACAATCCAGGCGTGCGCGAACTGGTGCCGGGCAAGCGCTATGAAGTCGTCATGATCGCGCAGACGTGGGCGTTCATTCCGGGTGAAATTCGTGTGCCGGCGGGGAGTGAAGTCACGTTCCGTATCACCTCGCGCGACGTGATTCACGGTTTTGAAATCACAGGTAAAAACGCCAATGTGATGCTCATTCCGGGGCAAATCTCGCTTGTCAAAGTGAAGTTCGACAAACCCGGTGAGCACTACATCATTTGCCACGAATACTGTGGCATTGGGCACCAGACCATGTATGCCAAAATTATCGTCGAACCTGCGCCGCAGGCGGCGAAGTAA
- a CDS encoding cytochrome c oxidase subunit 2A, producing the protein MSEKDLEQQNSAHEEHPDTRGTLALLLGYMALIVALWSYAYILLLQRGG; encoded by the coding sequence ATGAGCGAAAAGGATTTGGAACAACAAAACAGTGCTCATGAAGAACATCCTGATACTCGTGGAACGCTCGCTTTGTTGTTGGGCTACATGGCGCTGATTGTCGCCCTGTGGAGTTATGCCTACATCTTGCTCTTGCAACGAGGAGGGTAA
- a CDS encoding SCO family protein — protein MTATTITPSQVEWHQRPLVRWLLLGGAVLLVAAVAFALFQPITVVPRIAPSPAFVLTDQNGETLTSEDLRGGLTLITITYADCQPPCPQTDTLMRSIQEALPTIEEPVVPMRLLSISIDPRDTPERLRAYAERVGADGETWHIATGDPVQLKYALGDGFRIYYEVRDNDEIVFEPTYVLVDSIGLIRGIYQYETAQADIIRRDIQLIQDEIRNSKGAAKLVYETAHLFLCYPTY, from the coding sequence ATGACGGCGACAACAATTACCCCCTCACAAGTGGAATGGCACCAGCGGCCACTCGTGCGCTGGTTGTTGCTTGGTGGGGCGGTGTTGTTAGTGGCGGCGGTGGCGTTTGCCCTCTTTCAGCCCATCACCGTGGTGCCGCGCATTGCCCCCTCGCCGGCCTTTGTGTTGACCGACCAGAATGGCGAGACCCTGACCAGCGAAGACCTGCGCGGCGGCTTGACGCTCATCACGATTACATACGCGGATTGCCAGCCGCCATGCCCACAGACTGACACCCTGATGCGCTCGATTCAAGAGGCTTTGCCCACGATTGAGGAGCCTGTGGTGCCCATGCGCCTGCTTTCCATCTCGATTGACCCACGCGATACGCCTGAGCGGTTGCGTGCGTATGCGGAGCGGGTGGGGGCGGATGGCGAAACGTGGCACATCGCTACGGGCGACCCGGTGCAGCTGAAATATGCCCTTGGCGATGGGTTTCGCATCTACTACGAAGTGCGCGACAATGACGAGATTGTTTTTGAGCCGACCTACGTCTTGGTGGATAGCATTGGTTTGATTCGCGGCATCTACCAGTATGAAACCGCCCAAGCCGACATTATTCGCCGTGATATCCAGCTCATTCAGGATGAGATTCGTAACAGCAAGGGGGCGGCCAAGTTGGTGTATGAAACCGCTCACCTGTTTTTGTGTTATCCCACGTATTAG
- a CDS encoding response regulator, whose translation MLQIILADDNPRVRAAVQLLFEQTGLARIVAEAETFDELQALFADAELTFDAILLDWELPGMIQYDGTVSDAFLKFLKERYDAYIIVWSSHPGAAQAALQTGADAFVSKGEPVDSLEHILRMLANDTNAHEESA comes from the coding sequence GTGCTGCAAATCATCCTGGCTGATGACAACCCGAGAGTGCGTGCAGCGGTTCAACTGCTCTTTGAGCAAACGGGGCTTGCGCGCATTGTGGCAGAAGCTGAAACCTTTGATGAACTGCAAGCCCTGTTTGCAGACGCAGAACTCACATTCGATGCTATCCTGCTCGATTGGGAATTGCCCGGGATGATACAATACGATGGTACAGTCTCAGATGCGTTTTTGAAATTTCTGAAAGAACGATATGATGCGTATATCATCGTGTGGAGTAGCCATCCCGGTGCAGCGCAAGCGGCTTTGCAGACAGGTGCGGATGCGTTTGTCAGCAAGGGCGAACCTGTCGATAGCCTCGAACACATTTTGCGCATGCTGGCAAACGACACCAACGCTCATGAGGAGTCAGCATGA
- a CDS encoding response regulator, with amino-acid sequence MSEPIRVLIADDHTVVRSGLSALLSVFDDLELVGEARNGREAIELVERLHPDVVLMDMIMPELDGAQATAVIRKHYPDVQVVVLTSFRDDELVQKALSAGAIGYLLKDATADELADAIRNAVAGRATLAPEATQSLIRQTLQGTRRLGDDLTEREREVLALMVEGLNNNEIAQRLVVSRSTVKFHVSNILSKLGASTRTEAVAIALQNGLVS; translated from the coding sequence ATGTCTGAGCCAATTCGTGTGTTGATCGCCGATGACCATACTGTGGTGCGAAGCGGGCTGAGCGCGTTGCTCAGTGTTTTTGACGATTTGGAACTGGTTGGCGAAGCGCGTAACGGGCGCGAGGCGATTGAACTCGTCGAACGCCTGCACCCCGATGTGGTGCTGATGGATATGATCATGCCCGAACTGGACGGCGCTCAAGCCACCGCTGTGATTCGCAAGCACTATCCAGACGTGCAGGTGGTCGTGCTCACCAGCTTTCGCGACGATGAATTGGTGCAGAAAGCCCTTTCCGCCGGCGCCATTGGCTACCTGTTGAAAGATGCCACTGCTGACGAACTCGCGGATGCCATTCGCAACGCGGTGGCGGGGCGTGCAACGCTCGCCCCCGAAGCGACCCAGTCGCTCATCCGCCAAACGTTGCAGGGGACGCGCCGGCTGGGCGACGACTTGACCGAACGCGAGCGCGAGGTCTTGGCGCTGATGGTCGAGGGGTTGAATAACAACGAAATCGCCCAGCGGCTGGTGGTGAGCCGCTCAACAGTGAAGTTTCACGTTAGCAACATCCTCTCCAAGCTGGGTGCTTCCACACGGACCGAAGCGGTTGCCATCGCCTTGCAAAACGGATTGGTTTCATAA
- a CDS encoding GAF domain-containing protein, producing the protein MTTADPIWHLVNQRIFDVSPIGILVVRADGTIAHANQAACRLFGYAPHEWAHLTVEDLLPPEAREQHVRHRATYMTAPRTRPMGINLDLEALRKDGTRFPVEIALSHTELNGERVVLAFISDIRARKAAEEARERYAQRLRTLYEIEHAVLAAHSPTEVATLALKGAASLLPHADFFVFLFDETRQEAETLATYEGSGTPLPFRAGERISLAHPVEAHTPIAPPLPQQEMRPYLGLPLLVNDTLVGTLNILGAPGTDFGEAEIETLREIAAMLAIAIQQAQLREQLRAYAATLEKRVAERTAQIERRRRIAESLRDLVEALNRGIALHALLARVVEQASRLLHSQAAVIFGYDADQRCLNVLAVHNLPDEVACLQVPAGAGVSGRASQSGEVVVLHDMQQAFEAFLSHTASLSPEARRALREVVDSFQTAVALPLMVEGELFGTLALYFTTHLTLDDEMLALLRTFADQTTLIIENAHLRERVERAAVEAERNRIARDLHDSVTQTLFSASILADVIPRIAERNPDEAWRRLEELRQLTRGALAEMRTLLLELRPQALIEAPVERIFQHLADAAASRGRLHIETHLVPVEMPTDVKVALYRIAQEALNNVIKHAHATHATLALTTQGDTIILQVADNGRGFNPEHVPPTSLGLGIMRERAAAIGALFHVESQPGEGTTVRVHWSPSTPTDA; encoded by the coding sequence ATGACAACCGCCGACCCAATTTGGCATCTCGTCAACCAGCGTATTTTTGATGTCTCGCCCATTGGCATTCTGGTAGTGCGCGCCGATGGGACGATTGCCCATGCCAATCAAGCCGCTTGCCGCCTCTTTGGCTATGCGCCGCATGAATGGGCGCACCTGACGGTGGAAGACCTTTTGCCGCCCGAAGCGCGCGAGCAACATGTGCGGCATCGCGCCACCTACATGACAGCGCCGCGCACGCGCCCCATGGGAATCAACCTTGACCTGGAAGCGCTTCGGAAGGATGGCACACGGTTCCCCGTCGAAATTGCACTCAGCCATACCGAGTTGAATGGCGAGCGTGTTGTGCTAGCGTTCATCAGCGATATTCGCGCGCGCAAAGCCGCCGAAGAGGCGCGTGAGCGCTACGCCCAGCGACTACGCACACTCTATGAGATTGAGCATGCCGTCTTGGCGGCGCATTCACCAACCGAAGTGGCGACGCTGGCGCTCAAAGGAGCGGCGTCGTTGCTTCCCCACGCCGATTTTTTCGTCTTCCTGTTTGATGAAACCCGACAGGAAGCCGAGACACTGGCCACGTATGAAGGCAGCGGTACGCCTTTGCCTTTCCGCGCCGGCGAGCGCATTTCGCTGGCACACCCTGTGGAGGCGCACACGCCGATTGCCCCGCCTTTGCCCCAACAGGAGATGCGCCCCTATCTGGGGTTGCCGCTGCTGGTCAACGATACCCTGGTGGGCACACTGAATATCCTTGGCGCGCCCGGCACCGATTTTGGCGAAGCCGAGATTGAGACCTTGCGCGAAATTGCCGCTATGCTCGCCATTGCCATTCAGCAAGCCCAACTGCGCGAACAACTGCGCGCGTATGCCGCCACGCTGGAAAAACGTGTTGCCGAGCGCACTGCACAAATTGAGCGTCGCCGCCGCATCGCCGAAAGTTTGCGCGACCTGGTGGAGGCGCTCAACCGTGGGATTGCCCTGCATGCGTTGCTGGCGCGTGTTGTTGAACAGGCGAGCCGCTTGCTCCACAGCCAAGCCGCCGTCATTTTTGGCTACGACGCCGACCAGCGCTGTTTGAATGTCCTCGCGGTGCACAATTTGCCAGACGAAGTTGCCTGTTTACAGGTGCCTGCCGGCGCGGGCGTCTCCGGACGTGCCAGCCAGAGCGGCGAGGTGGTAGTCTTGCATGATATGCAGCAAGCCTTTGAAGCGTTTTTGAGCCATACCGCTTCCCTTTCGCCCGAAGCCCGGCGTGCGTTGCGCGAGGTGGTGGATTCTTTTCAAACGGCTGTCGCATTGCCGCTCATGGTCGAGGGTGAACTGTTTGGCACGCTGGCGTTGTATTTCACAACCCATCTGACGCTTGACGACGAAATGCTGGCGTTACTGCGCACCTTTGCCGACCAAACAACCCTCATTATCGAAAACGCCCACTTGCGCGAACGGGTTGAACGCGCTGCGGTGGAAGCCGAGCGCAACCGTATTGCGCGCGACTTGCACGATTCAGTCACGCAGACGCTCTTCTCGGCGAGTATCCTCGCCGATGTGATTCCACGCATTGCCGAGCGCAACCCCGACGAAGCATGGCGGCGGCTGGAAGAATTGCGCCAATTGACGCGCGGCGCGCTGGCGGAAATGCGCACGTTGTTGTTGGAACTGCGCCCGCAAGCCCTGATTGAAGCGCCTGTGGAGCGTATCTTCCAGCACCTTGCCGATGCCGCCGCCAGCCGTGGGCGGTTGCACATTGAAACGCACCTGGTCCCCGTGGAGATGCCCACCGATGTCAAGGTGGCGTTGTATCGTATTGCGCAAGAGGCGTTGAATAATGTCATCAAGCATGCCCACGCCACCCACGCCACACTTGCGCTCACCACGCAAGGCGATACCATCATCTTGCAAGTCGCCGACAATGGCCGCGGGTTCAATCCCGAGCATGTGCCGCCGACCAGTTTAGGGTTGGGGATTATGCGGGAACGCGCCGCGGCAATCGGAGCGTTGTTCCACGTGGAAAGCCAGCCGGGGGAAGGGACAACCGTGCGTGTGCATTGGTCGCCCTCAACGCCAACCGATGCATGA
- a CDS encoding metal-dependent hydrolase, translating to MPFTPLHFGPGLALNAAAPRAVNWPAFCLANIIIDVEPAYFILTHNPPLHRTMHTLGGATLAFGATVLAWTLIRRGGKRAQVPNWGDWRGENQRAVWLGALLGAYSHVVLDAFLYSEMRLLWPLGEGNPLLGVVSFATVYLFCVLMWGVGLGWWCVRWAKRALA from the coding sequence ATGCCGTTCACACCGCTGCATTTTGGGCCGGGGTTGGCGTTGAACGCCGCCGCGCCGCGCGCCGTCAACTGGCCGGCGTTTTGCCTCGCCAATATCATCATTGACGTGGAACCGGCCTACTTCATCTTGACGCACAACCCGCCTTTGCACCGCACCATGCACACTTTGGGCGGCGCAACACTCGCGTTCGGCGCGACGGTGCTGGCTTGGACGCTCATTCGCCGTGGAGGGAAGCGCGCGCAGGTGCCCAATTGGGGCGACTGGCGGGGCGAGAATCAACGCGCGGTTTGGCTGGGCGCGTTGCTGGGGGCGTATTCGCATGTTGTGTTGGATGCGTTTCTGTACAGCGAGATGCGCTTGTTGTGGCCTTTGGGCGAGGGGAATCCGCTTCTGGGGGTGGTTTCATTTGCGACCGTTTACCTCTTTTGCGTGCTGATGTGGGGTGTGGGACTTGGATGGTGGTGCGTGCGTTGGGCGAAGCGTGCGTTGGCGTAG
- a CDS encoding TetR/AcrR family transcriptional regulator, with protein MSESTTTKRAATRIDAILDTAEALFMEKGYDATSMRDIAKAVGIAKGTLYHHFASKLDLLDAVVQRRSRAVLATFEPLINDSTIDAPSKLRLLFLQGNQWKIEHRDFILSIAKVMYRPENAIWREQIYRTALEMEAPLLSAIIRQGIDEGHFDVEDPEATAPIVLTMAREFSDAFARALLANDHTPETVRWLHRKARAYERSMERVLGMSVGTLHLNLETIVSAWFPDHLSENEETHQSTQRS; from the coding sequence ATGAGCGAATCAACCACAACCAAACGCGCCGCAACACGTATCGACGCCATTTTGGATACCGCTGAAGCCCTTTTCATGGAAAAAGGGTATGACGCTACCTCCATGCGCGACATCGCCAAGGCGGTCGGTATTGCCAAAGGCACGCTCTATCATCACTTCGCTTCCAAACTCGACTTGCTGGACGCGGTCGTCCAGCGGCGCAGTCGCGCTGTGCTCGCCACATTCGAGCCACTCATCAACGATTCCACCATTGACGCCCCTTCCAAGTTGCGCTTGCTCTTTTTGCAAGGCAACCAGTGGAAAATTGAGCATCGCGATTTCATTCTCTCTATCGCCAAAGTCATGTATCGCCCCGAAAACGCCATCTGGCGTGAACAAATCTACCGCACCGCGCTGGAAATGGAAGCACCGCTCCTGTCGGCTATCATCCGCCAAGGCATTGACGAAGGGCACTTCGACGTAGAAGACCCCGAAGCCACCGCCCCCATCGTGCTCACCATGGCACGCGAGTTCAGCGACGCCTTCGCCCGTGCCCTGCTCGCCAACGACCACACACCTGAAACGGTGCGCTGGTTGCACCGTAAAGCCCGCGCCTACGAGCGGAGCATGGAGCGCGTGTTGGGCATGTCCGTCGGCACGCTCCACCTTAACCTGGAGACGATTGTATCAGCATGGTTTCCCGACCACCTGTCGGAAAACGAGGAAACGCACCAATCAACACAAAGGAGTTGA
- a CDS encoding ABC transporter ATP-binding protein, which yields MSAIIQMQDLTKYYGKHRGVEGLTLTIEEGEVFGYLGPNGAGKTTTIRLLLDFIRPTRGWAKVFGLDTREHSIEIRRQVGYLPGELALYENLRADQLLRFFANLRGGVDWAYVEELAERFQFDMSRKIGQFSRGNKQKLGIIQAFMHKPKLLILDEPTSGLDPLMQQEFYRLIDEVRAEGRTIFFSSHILPEVERVCTRVGIIRDGQLVDVQDIATLKQRALRRIEFRFAEPVPHGAFDNLPNVTNVEYNSHTVRFTVQGQVDPIIKAVASYTVEDVVSHEVSLEEVFMAYYRTTPEKEVQHA from the coding sequence ATGAGCGCCATCATCCAAATGCAAGACCTGACGAAGTACTACGGGAAACATCGCGGTGTAGAAGGGCTGACACTCACCATCGAAGAAGGCGAAGTGTTTGGGTATCTCGGTCCCAACGGGGCGGGGAAAACGACCACCATCCGCCTCTTGCTCGATTTTATTCGCCCAACGCGGGGCTGGGCAAAGGTGTTCGGGCTGGATACACGCGAGCACAGCATTGAAATTCGCCGCCAGGTGGGTTATCTGCCGGGCGAACTCGCCCTCTACGAAAACCTGCGCGCCGACCAGCTGTTGCGCTTCTTCGCCAACCTGCGCGGCGGTGTGGATTGGGCGTATGTGGAAGAATTGGCGGAACGCTTCCAATTCGACATGAGCCGCAAAATTGGGCAATTCTCGCGCGGGAACAAGCAGAAACTGGGTATTATCCAGGCTTTCATGCACAAACCCAAACTGCTGATTCTCGACGAGCCCACCAGCGGGCTAGACCCCCTCATGCAACAGGAATTTTACCGCCTGATTGACGAAGTGCGCGCCGAAGGGCGCACCATCTTTTTCTCATCGCACATCCTGCCCGAAGTCGAACGGGTCTGCACGCGCGTGGGCATCATCCGCGATGGGCAGCTGGTGGACGTGCAGGATATCGCCACGCTCAAACAGCGCGCCCTGCGGCGCATCGAGTTCCGCTTTGCCGAGCCTGTGCCGCATGGCGCGTTCGACAATCTGCCCAACGTCACGAATGTGGAATACAACTCGCATACGGTGCGCTTCACCGTTCAGGGGCAAGTAGACCCCATCATCAAAGCCGTCGCATCCTACACGGTGGAAGACGTGGTGAGCCACGAGGTCAGCCTGGAAGAAGTCTTCATGGCCTACTACCGCACCACGCCGGAGAAGGAGGTGCAACATGCTTAG
- a CDS encoding ABC transporter permease subunit translates to MLSARTLPTTVFNKALYDRRRSLPAWGLAIFLLILYIGGFYPILAENEGLLQMFENVPASLRVLVGDIASLSSAAGFFDIELFNFFLPFLFAIVTIGQGLAVVVGEERSGTLDILLANPISRTRHVLEGAAAIAAEAFFLALVVVVGVATANALFDLAIDMRRTLEAALALALLATVLGYVALAAGAWLGDYHRALGATILFTLGSYFIYAYADVSTTLERLQWLSVFYYYQHNHPILNGLNWGDAAVLVGVAIGLVALSVVGINRRDLGVA, encoded by the coding sequence ATGCTTAGCGCCCGCACGCTTCCCACCACCGTCTTCAACAAGGCGCTTTACGACCGCCGCCGCAGTCTGCCGGCATGGGGGCTTGCCATCTTCCTGCTGATTCTCTACATCGGCGGCTTCTATCCCATCCTCGCCGAAAATGAGGGTTTGCTGCAAATGTTTGAAAACGTGCCCGCCTCGCTCCGTGTCCTGGTGGGCGATATCGCCAGCCTCTCCAGCGCCGCGGGCTTCTTCGACATTGAACTTTTCAACTTCTTCCTGCCCTTCCTCTTCGCCATCGTCACCATCGGGCAAGGGCTTGCCGTTGTGGTGGGGGAAGAACGCAGCGGCACGCTGGACATCTTGCTGGCAAACCCCATCAGCCGCACGCGCCACGTGTTGGAAGGCGCCGCCGCCATCGCCGCCGAAGCCTTCTTCCTGGCGCTGGTCGTCGTCGTGGGTGTTGCCACCGCCAACGCCTTGTTCGACCTTGCCATTGACATGCGCCGCACGCTCGAAGCCGCGCTGGCGCTGGCCCTGCTGGCAACCGTGTTGGGCTATGTGGCGCTCGCCGCGGGTGCATGGTTGGGCGACTATCACCGCGCGCTTGGCGCAACCATTCTGTTCACGCTGGGCAGTTATTTCATCTATGCTTACGCCGACGTGAGCACAACGCTGGAACGCTTGCAGTGGCTTTCTGTTTTCTACTACTACCAGCACAACCATCCCATCCTCAACGGGCTGAATTGGGGCGACGCCGCCGTCCTGGTTGGGGTGGCGATTGGGCTGGTGGCATTGAGTGTTGTCGGTATCAACCGGCGAGATTTGGGGGTGGCATGA
- a CDS encoding ABC transporter permease subunit: MTTTVQPKQRTTFVPWIFYQTLVQRRRTLLYWMLALGGLTFYTASFYPTLVAGNQEALNNLVNELPPYMEALFGKMAGFTSPEGYLDAKLYLLFMPFVLMVYTIRFGTSIIAGEEQAKTIDLLLANPVSRTRVVLEKYAAMLVATALLVGVVGLAVWLAAVLYNFEVNTSGLVAVSLHLYGLIITLGTLAMFIANATANTLVAAGVTAFIAVVSYFINSFAALSETAERLQPLSLFYYYRGHEPLFSGVHAADLGVFALLSAIFLVLGVAAVNRRDLGA, from the coding sequence ATGACAACCACAGTTCAACCAAAACAACGCACGACATTTGTGCCGTGGATTTTCTACCAAACGCTCGTACAGCGTCGCCGCACGTTGCTCTACTGGATGCTTGCTCTGGGTGGGTTGACATTCTACACGGCTTCGTTCTATCCCACGCTGGTCGCCGGCAATCAGGAAGCGCTCAACAACCTTGTCAACGAACTTCCGCCCTACATGGAAGCCCTTTTTGGGAAAATGGCGGGCTTTACTTCGCCCGAAGGGTATCTGGACGCCAAACTCTATCTGCTCTTCATGCCCTTCGTGCTCATGGTCTACACTATCCGTTTTGGCACGTCTATCATCGCCGGCGAAGAGCAAGCCAAAACGATTGACCTCTTGCTGGCGAACCCCGTCAGCCGCACGCGCGTGGTGCTCGAAAAATACGCCGCCATGCTCGTCGCCACGGCGCTGCTCGTCGGCGTGGTGGGGCTGGCGGTATGGCTAGCGGCGGTGCTTTACAACTTCGAGGTGAATACAAGCGGCCTGGTCGCCGTCAGCCTGCACCTGTACGGGCTGATTATCACGCTGGGGACGCTTGCCATGTTCATCGCCAACGCGACCGCCAACACGCTGGTGGCTGCGGGGGTGACGGCGTTCATCGCGGTCGTCTCCTACTTCATCAACTCGTTCGCCGCTCTGAGCGAAACCGCTGAACGCCTGCAACCGCTCTCGCTCTTCTACTACTACCGCGGGCACGAACCGCTCTTCTCAGGCGTCCACGCCGCCGATTTGGGCGTTTTTGCACTGCTCAGCGCCATCTTCCTGGTGTTGGGGGTTGCCGCCGTCAACCGCCGTGATTTAGGCGCATAA